The following proteins are encoded in a genomic region of Paralichthys olivaceus isolate ysfri-2021 chromosome 23, ASM2471397v2, whole genome shotgun sequence:
- the depdc4 gene encoding DEP domain-containing protein 4, protein MMAVDLTPRFRRLNSRTRSLRENIHHVFSGPFGATQLWHNIIQALQTQVEVRRCRRHLRVHAECFTGSDAVDTVLSYLMQNVVFCTSEVSRLKAARLCQALMEAKVFEPVGTKLFRRDKEVTFEDSSCSLYRFLEYKVLPSSSMKGCTSVTENMSPEELETKRKKSSRSELRTISNPLAVGPSDKRVERLLRNINLRPTMSPGLNTSAASSVFLSKAVVDEVWKQQTLLQLLQIVELPMLDCILTSSVEPQACRALLTTQDLVISNTCLERELPDALNLPQLDGWLSAAADCLELFPDQLIVFAGEQLRQGSDGTAEDGNAEQMSTQKRLLFDTIAKYYSGQEKAPLLSGRYLDIHVAILNLLDGGKVQDSIKASQLCLRLLERSVRDELRRLLAFMATAAHPDACRLQKQTDNRALVCRTFQRAVVQNHELTRSQSETLVLFLMDSHTELFKTPTSLIEAVRRTLRTMQLGKDPDSIATFTFCQQVTPQEYEDQREATTLESLKQLLCDISSSESMSAKDKRRLLKEFEKHHPVVFLQHFSGTF, encoded by the exons ATGATGGCGGTGGATTTGACGCCTCGCTTCAGGAGGTTGAACAGCAGAACGAGAAGTTTGCGTGAAAACATACATCACG TTTTCTCAGGGCCCTTTGGTGCCACTCAGCTGTGGCACAACATCATCCAGGCCCTACAAACCCAGGTGGAGGTGCGTCGCTGCAGGAGGCACCTACGAGTCCATGCCGAATGTTTCACAGGCTCAGATGCTGTGGACACCGTCCTCAGCTATCTGATGCAGAATGTGGTGTTTTGCACGAGTGAAGTGTCTCGTCTCAAAGCTGCTCGGCTCTGCCAGGCTTTGATGGAGGCGAAGGTGTTTGAGCCAGTGGGCACAAAGCTGTTTCGCAGAGACAAGGAAGTGACGTTTGaggacagcagctgcagcctttACCGTTTTCTggaatataaagtgttacccaGCTCTTCCATGAAGGGATGCACTAGTGTCACAGAAAACATGTcaccagaggagctggagactaagaggaagaagagctccag AAGTGAATTGAGAACAATCTCCAATCCTCTTGCTGTCGGACCATCAGATAAGAGGGTTGAGAGGCTGCTGAGGAACATCAACCTGCGGCCAACCATGTCACCAGGTTTAAatacatctgcagcatcttctgtttttctgtccaaGGCTG TGGTGGATGAGGTTTGGAAGCAGCAGACGCTGCTGCAACTGCTGCAGATAGTGGAGTTGCCCATGCTGGACTGCATTCTCACCTCCAGTGTTGAGCCTCAGGCCTGCAGAGCTCTTCTGACCACCCAGGACCTGGTTATCTCCAACACATGCCTGGAGAGAGAGCTGCCCGACGCCCTGAACCTGCCCCA GTTGGATGGGTGGCTGTCGGCTGCAGCAGACTGTTTGGAGCTCTTCCCCGACCAGCTGATTGTGTTTGCAGGGGAGCAGCTCCGCCAAGGCAGCGATGGAACTGCAGAGGATGGAAATGCAGAGCAGATGTCAACCCAGAAGAGACTGCTCTTTGACACCATTGCCAAGTACTACAGTGGACAGGAAAAAGCTCCACTTCTCTCAGGACGCTACCTGGATATACATGTTGCAATTCTGAATCTCCTGG ATGGGGGGAAGGTGCAGGATTCCATCAAAGCATCTCAGTTGTGTTTGCGACTTCTGGAGAGAAGTGTGAGAGATGAGCTGCGGAGATTACTGGCCTTCATGGCCACGGCAGCTCACCCAGATGCCTGTCGTCTACAGAAACAA ACTGATAACAGGGCCTTGGTATGCCGCACTTTTCAGAGAGCAGTTGTCCAGAATCACGAACTGACTCGATCCCAGAGTGAAACCCTGGTTCTGTTTCTCATGGACAGTCACACTGAGCTCTTCAAG ACCCCTACATCCCTTATTGAAGCTGTGCGGAGAACACTGAGGACTATGCAGCTGGGGAAAGACCCTGATTCAATTGCCA CATTCACCTTCTGCCAGCAGGTGACACCGCAGGAGTACGAGGACCAGCGTGAGGCTACCACCCTGGAGAGCCTCAAGCAGCTTCTATGTGATATTTCCTCAAGTGAGAGCATGTCTGCCAAGGACAAGAGGAGGCTACTCAAAGAGTTCGAAAAGCACCACCCTGTGGTTTTCCTCCAACATTTCTCCGGCACCTTCTGA
- the LOC109632779 gene encoding protein mono-ADP-ribosyltransferase PARP12-like has product MATAHASDNEDPTEASDESARDKDSDADTGTQVIVKEPCRFYNKGHCRDGDACPYWHVCKFALSGNCRYGSGCKLKHPREGRKSTQAGGGTKQRSTSRDRKITDGRLYQWQLHDGTGWKDVDNDHVIEAQYCLPHTQSIKIYNTKFGAVNIDFNKMTVCGKKLRVRRLDDGNTEWVWFCTLYSKWVKYGDKDPGGNPTTANSSDIEQKFQSNPLSSFTFNIGARTFEIKFREMQQVSSDRERKVTRRPLYRQRQAGAGVSQGKSVSQNTAVGTKPQWQFEGDRGTWHNFKNTRSANEPSGTSDDIEKMFQQDPNGTMIFKVNANSYTLDFGALIQTNLKTKFTRNIRRVLV; this is encoded by the exons ATGGCGACAGCTCACG catctGACAATGAAGATCCCACTGAGGCCAGTGATGAGTCGGCCAGAGACAAAGATTCAGATGCAGACACCGGTACTCAG gtTATAGTGAAGGAGCCCTGCAGGTTTTACAACAAGGGCCACTGTCGGGACGGTGACGCGTGCCCTTACTGGCACGTCTGCAAGTTTGCCCTGAGCGGAAACTGTCGATATGGGTCCGGATGTAAGCTGAAACACCCCAGAGAAGGAAGAAAGTCCACTCAGGCTGGCGGCGGCACCAAACAGCGTTCTACAtccagag ATCGAAAGATTACTGATGGCCGACTCTATCAGTGGCAGTTGCATGACGGCACCGGCTGGAAGGATGTTGATAATGATCACGTGATCGAGGCCCAGTACTGCCTGCCCCACACCCAAAGCATTAAAATCTACAACACAAAGTTTGG GGCTGTGAACATCGACTTCAACAAGATGACAGTGTGTGGGAAAAAGCTGAGAGTGAGACGTCTGGATGATGGAAACACTGAGTGGGTCTGGTTCTGCACTTTGTATAGTAAGTGGGTCAAGTACGGAGACAAG GATCCAGGCGGAAATCCCACTACGGCGAACAGCTCGGACATAGAGCAGAAGTTCCAGAGTAACCCATTGAGCTCTTTTACTTTCAACATTGGTGCTAGAACTTTTGAAATTAaattcagag AAATGCAACAGGTGagttcagacagagagaggaaagtcACTCGCCGTCCACTTTACCGACAGCGCCAAGCAGGGGCAGG GGTTTCTCAAGGCAAATCGGTTTCTCAGAATACTGCTGTGGGCACCAAACCACAGTGGCAGtttgagggagacagaggaactTGGCACAACTTCAAAAACACG AGAAGTGCAAATGAACCCTCAGGTACCAGCGATGACATTGAGAAAATGTTCCAGCAAGACCCCAACGGCACCATGATCTTCAAAGTGAACGCAAACTCCTACACTCTGGACTTCGGAG CATTGATCCAAACCAACCTCAAGACCAAGTTTACGCGCAACATCAGACGTGTGCTGGTGTGA
- the LOC109632782 gene encoding scaffold attachment factor B2 isoform X1: MEFHDHDYISTTSPSGAHVDFIYKMSPQEVEEFVKLRVCNSSLFSGKRNTSRLAWKAILKHMGLQHKMTFSQASKKWENMKKKYKALKNPADGMKVFPEMWAHFHLMDDAIEGRLEGSAPTLKVFSGDKDNCDFLPISKPKKRRRVSMGISPPMTLVADRPEIEVSLNGDDEEEEEEEEGSLDVNLIMQEVDNERNVMDTERQVMDKEIRLMERERLVLQRERAVLDREVATLERDRATLERERVTIEREKVVLEREKAMVEKDKDAVCRERLALQRERARLERLFAPRETTEEATGNSSEVKDSHAVDMDRKERFLYLFEKLIESF; the protein is encoded by the exons ATGGAGTTCCATGATCACGATTACATCAGCACCACTTCTCCCAGTGGCGCCCACGTGGactttatatataaaa TGAGTCCACAAGAAGTTGAAGAGTTTGTGAAGCTGAGGGTTTGTaactcctccctcttctctggaAAAAGAAACACGTCCAGGCTGGCATGGAA GGCCATTCTCAAGCATATGGGTTTACAACACAAGATGACCTTTAGTCAAGCATCTAAAAAATGGgagaacatgaagaagaagTACAAG GCCCTGAAGAACCCCGCAGATGGGATGAAAGTGTTCCCTGAAATGTGGGCTCACTTTCACCTGATGGACGACGCCATAGAGGGTCGGCTGGAAGGCAGCGCCCCAACACTTAAGGTTTTCTCCGGTGATAAAGACAATTGTGATTTCTTACCCATCTCCAAGCccaagaagaggaggagggtatCCATGGGGATATCGCCCCCTATGACCTTGGTAGCAGACAGGCCCGAGATTGAGGTTTCACTGAACggagatgatgaggaagaggaggaggaggaagaaggaagcCTGGACGTGAATCTCATCATGCAGGAGGTGGACAATGAGAGGAACGTGATGGACACCGAAAGACAGGTGATGGACAAGGAGATACGGCTGATGGAAAGGGAGCGGCTGGTACTGCAGAGGGAGAGGGCGGTGCTGGATCGGGAGGTCGCCACTCTGGAGCGAGACCGGGCCacgctggagagagagagggtgacgATAGAGCGAGAGAAGGTGGTGCTGGAGAGGGAGAAGGCGATGGTGGAGAAGGACAAAGATGCTGTGTGCAGGGAGCGGCTGGCTCTGCAGCGGGAGAGAGCCAGGCTGGAGAGACTCTTTGCACCAAGAGAAACCACAGAGGAGGCTACGGGAAACAGCAGTGAGGTGAAAGACTCTCATGCTGTGGACATGGACAGGAAGGAGcggtttctttatttgtttgaaaaaCTTATTGAAAGTTTTTGA
- the LOC109632782 gene encoding microfibrillar-associated protein 1 isoform X2 encodes MGLQHKMTFSQASKKWENMKKKYKALKNPADGMKVFPEMWAHFHLMDDAIEGRLEGSAPTLKVFSGDKDNCDFLPISKPKKRRRVSMGISPPMTLVADRPEIEVSLNGDDEEEEEEEEGSLDVNLIMQEVDNERNVMDTERQVMDKEIRLMERERLVLQRERAVLDREVATLERDRATLERERVTIEREKVVLEREKAMVEKDKDAVCRERLALQRERARLERLFAPRETTEEATGNSSEVKDSHAVDMDRKERFLYLFEKLIESF; translated from the exons ATGGGTTTACAACACAAGATGACCTTTAGTCAAGCATCTAAAAAATGGgagaacatgaagaagaagTACAAG GCCCTGAAGAACCCCGCAGATGGGATGAAAGTGTTCCCTGAAATGTGGGCTCACTTTCACCTGATGGACGACGCCATAGAGGGTCGGCTGGAAGGCAGCGCCCCAACACTTAAGGTTTTCTCCGGTGATAAAGACAATTGTGATTTCTTACCCATCTCCAAGCccaagaagaggaggagggtatCCATGGGGATATCGCCCCCTATGACCTTGGTAGCAGACAGGCCCGAGATTGAGGTTTCACTGAACggagatgatgaggaagaggaggaggaggaagaaggaagcCTGGACGTGAATCTCATCATGCAGGAGGTGGACAATGAGAGGAACGTGATGGACACCGAAAGACAGGTGATGGACAAGGAGATACGGCTGATGGAAAGGGAGCGGCTGGTACTGCAGAGGGAGAGGGCGGTGCTGGATCGGGAGGTCGCCACTCTGGAGCGAGACCGGGCCacgctggagagagagagggtgacgATAGAGCGAGAGAAGGTGGTGCTGGAGAGGGAGAAGGCGATGGTGGAGAAGGACAAAGATGCTGTGTGCAGGGAGCGGCTGGCTCTGCAGCGGGAGAGAGCCAGGCTGGAGAGACTCTTTGCACCAAGAGAAACCACAGAGGAGGCTACGGGAAACAGCAGTGAGGTGAAAGACTCTCATGCTGTGGACATGGACAGGAAGGAGcggtttctttatttgtttgaaaaaCTTATTGAAAGTTTTTGA